From a single Sinorhizobium sp. RAC02 genomic region:
- a CDS encoding MipA/OmpV family protein — MTAAALLFAPASAFAGDYFWSGDWYLKVGAAGFAAPDYEGAKKYLFQVTPMISLGKAGSTVRFSSRNDNPSFALIDNGGFRAGATGKLVMSRDDGDSDDLKGLTPVKFGGELGAFAEAYPTDWLRVRGEVRHGIRSHDGIVADISADAFVDVRPDVRLSAGPRVTIASNDYMDTYYGVKPSQVAESGLDAFDPDGGIHSVGAGAAITWQVNEKIETSAFAEYKRLVGDAAKSSLVKERGDKNQFLIGLSATYRFDFTLP; from the coding sequence ATGACTGCGGCCGCCCTGTTGTTTGCGCCTGCAAGCGCCTTTGCCGGCGATTATTTCTGGTCCGGTGACTGGTATCTGAAGGTCGGCGCTGCCGGCTTTGCCGCCCCGGACTACGAAGGCGCCAAGAAGTACCTGTTCCAGGTCACTCCGATGATCTCGCTCGGCAAGGCCGGCAGCACCGTGCGTTTCTCCTCGCGCAACGACAACCCGTCCTTCGCGCTCATCGACAATGGCGGTTTTCGCGCCGGCGCGACCGGCAAGCTGGTCATGTCGCGTGACGACGGCGATTCCGACGACCTCAAGGGCCTGACCCCGGTAAAGTTCGGCGGCGAACTCGGCGCGTTCGCTGAAGCCTACCCGACCGACTGGCTGCGCGTGCGCGGCGAAGTGCGTCACGGCATCCGCAGCCATGACGGCATTGTCGCGGACATTTCGGCCGACGCCTTCGTCGACGTGCGGCCGGACGTGCGCCTCTCGGCGGGCCCGCGTGTCACGATCGCCTCGAACGACTATATGGACACCTACTACGGCGTGAAGCCAAGCCAGGTCGCAGAATCCGGCCTTGACGCTTTCGATCCGGATGGCGGTATCCATTCGGTTGGTGCCGGTGCCGCCATCACCTGGCAGGTCAACGAGAAGATCGAGACCAGCGCCTTTGCCGAATACAAGCGCCTCGTCGGTGATGCCGCGAAGTCGAGCCTCGTCAAGGAGCGCGGCGACAAGAACCAGTTCCTGATCGGCCTCTCCGCCACCTACCGCTTCGATTTCACGTTGCCGTAA
- the purD gene encoding phosphoribosylamine--glycine ligase: MKVLLIGSGGREHALAWKLAQSPLLETLYAAPGNPGIAECATLVSLDIDDHAAVSAFCKDNGVSFVVVGPEAPLVAGIADVLRADGIDVFGPSAAAAQLEGSKGFTKDLCAKYDIPTGAYQRFTDAASAKDYVNAQGAPIVIKADGLAAGKGVTVAMTLDEALAAVDDCFDGAFGAAGAEVVVEAFLDGEEASFFCLCDGVNTLPLASAQDHKRVGDGDSGPNTGGMGAYSPAPVMTSDMVERTMKEIIEPTIRGMAADGHPFQGVLFAGLMITAKGPELIEYNARFGDPECQVLMMRLESDLLPILHAAAIGRLDKVSAEWRDAPALTVVMASKGYPGSYEKNTPILSLPADDEGTKVFHAGTALKDGTLVATGGRVLNVTAVAGTVADAQKAAYQALDRVKWDNGFCRRDIGWRAVAREQA, from the coding sequence ATGAAGGTTCTGTTGATCGGATCGGGCGGACGCGAGCACGCCCTTGCCTGGAAGCTGGCGCAATCGCCCCTTCTTGAGACGCTCTATGCGGCGCCTGGCAATCCTGGTATCGCCGAATGCGCGACGCTCGTTTCCCTTGATATCGACGACCATGCCGCCGTCTCGGCCTTCTGCAAGGACAATGGCGTGAGTTTTGTCGTGGTCGGGCCTGAAGCCCCGCTGGTCGCCGGCATTGCCGATGTGTTGCGCGCCGATGGCATCGATGTTTTCGGCCCCTCCGCGGCCGCGGCCCAGCTTGAGGGCTCCAAGGGTTTCACCAAGGACCTCTGCGCCAAATACGACATCCCGACCGGCGCCTACCAGCGCTTTACCGATGCCGCTTCGGCTAAAGACTATGTCAACGCACAAGGTGCGCCGATCGTCATCAAGGCCGACGGGCTTGCCGCCGGCAAGGGCGTAACCGTCGCCATGACGCTCGACGAGGCGCTTGCCGCCGTCGACGACTGTTTTGACGGCGCGTTCGGCGCTGCAGGCGCTGAAGTCGTCGTGGAAGCCTTTCTCGATGGCGAAGAGGCAAGCTTCTTCTGCCTCTGCGACGGCGTGAATACTCTGCCGCTTGCCTCCGCCCAGGATCACAAGCGCGTCGGCGACGGCGATAGCGGCCCGAACACCGGCGGCATGGGCGCCTATTCGCCGGCCCCGGTGATGACATCAGACATGGTCGAGCGCACGATGAAGGAGATCATCGAACCGACGATCCGCGGCATGGCGGCGGATGGCCATCCATTCCAGGGCGTGCTCTTCGCCGGGCTGATGATCACCGCCAAAGGTCCTGAACTCATCGAATACAATGCACGGTTCGGCGATCCGGAATGCCAGGTGCTGATGATGCGGCTTGAAAGCGATCTGCTGCCGATCCTGCATGCGGCGGCGATCGGCCGGCTCGACAAGGTTTCCGCCGAATGGCGCGATGCGCCGGCGCTGACCGTCGTCATGGCTTCGAAGGGCTATCCGGGCAGCTATGAGAAGAACACGCCGATTCTGTCGCTCCCGGCGGACGACGAAGGCACCAAGGTGTTTCATGCCGGCACAGCCCTGAAGGACGGCACATTGGTCGCGACCGGCGGGCGCGTGCTCAATGTCACGGCGGTTGCAGGTACCGTTGCAGACGCTCAAAAGGCCGCCTATCAGGCGCTCGACCGGGTAAAATGGGACAACGGCTTCTGCCGCCGCGATATCGGCTGGCGCGCCGTCGCCCGCGAACAGGCCTGA
- a CDS encoding plant virulence effector HPE1-like domain-containing protein → MRTLLPTLAFVLLAAPAFAGSFEPVAKAASAGTSIETITCNDCPPLKPKRSLDTYHVDSIEPGTQKVEIREADGERKIFRTEAWMGGSPVLFVSKAPAETVQAAEVEKPVEENATATETVDASAKTSAVDETAAHKAATATMASSREFDPSKFALRLN, encoded by the coding sequence ATGCGTACCCTGCTGCCGACCCTTGCCTTCGTGCTTCTTGCCGCCCCCGCTTTTGCCGGGTCCTTCGAACCTGTTGCCAAGGCCGCATCCGCAGGCACCAGCATCGAGACGATCACCTGCAACGACTGCCCGCCCTTGAAGCCGAAACGCTCGCTCGACACCTACCATGTCGACTCAATCGAGCCCGGCACGCAGAAGGTCGAGATCCGCGAAGCGGACGGCGAGCGCAAGATCTTCCGCACCGAGGCCTGGATGGGCGGTTCGCCCGTGCTCTTCGTCAGCAAGGCGCCGGCCGAGACAGTGCAGGCGGCAGAGGTTGAAAAGCCGGTGGAGGAGAACGCCACGGCGACGGAAACCGTCGATGCCAGCGCCAAGACGAGCGCCGTGGACGAGACCGCTGCGCACAAGGCAGCGACGGCGACGATGGCCTCCTCACGCGAGTTTGATCCATCGAAGTTTGCACTTCGGCTCAATTGA
- a CDS encoding DUF523 domain-containing protein — protein sequence MAGKILISACLAGLPVRYNGSAKPLVHDAVDRWKAEGRLVTLCPELAGGFQVPRPPAEIENGLDGDDVLDGRARVLELSGGDVSAAYIAGAQTALDVARENGCRHALLIDGSPSCGSGFVYDGSFSGVRHAGQGVTAALLRRNGIAVYSDREVEQLACNLGEGG from the coding sequence ATGGCCGGAAAGATCCTCATCAGTGCCTGCCTTGCCGGCCTGCCGGTGCGCTACAACGGCTCGGCGAAACCGCTGGTGCATGACGCTGTCGATCGCTGGAAGGCGGAGGGGCGGCTGGTCACGCTCTGTCCGGAGCTGGCGGGCGGCTTCCAGGTGCCGCGGCCGCCGGCGGAAATCGAAAACGGTTTGGACGGCGACGACGTGCTCGACGGACGGGCGCGGGTGCTGGAATTATCCGGCGGCGACGTCTCCGCGGCCTATATCGCCGGTGCGCAGACCGCGCTCGATGTGGCGCGGGAGAACGGCTGCCGGCATGCGCTGCTCATCGATGGCAGCCCGTCCTGCGGGTCCGGCTTCGTCTATGATGGCAGCTTTTCCGGTGTGCGGCATGCGGGGCAGGGCGTGACGGCGGCGCTGCTGCGCCGGAACGGCATTGCCGTCTATTCCGACCGGGAGGTCGAGCAACTCGCGTGTAATCTCGGAGAGGGCGGCTAA
- the glyS gene encoding glycine--tRNA ligase subunit beta: MPDLLLELRSEEIPARMQRKAAGDLKKLVTDALVEAGLTYEGVREYWTPRRLTLDIRGLNARSSDVREDIKGPATSAPEQAIQGFLRKAGLASVSEAHVHSDPKKGDFYVAHLVKPGRPADEIIADVMPGIIRNFPWPKSMRSGVASAKPGALRWVRPLQSIVCTFGSETEETRVVPFEVDGLVAGNVTYGHRFHAPEPITVRRFEDYAANLEKAKVVLDAERRKQIIATDANNIAFANGLELVEDEGLLEEVSGLVEWPQVLMGTFEEEFLAIPSEIIRLTIKTNQKCFVTRKPGADTLSNHFILIANIEAKDGGKEIVHGNGKVVRARLSDAKHFWLRDQGDLPDLDTLKASAEKFDLDLKKPLDQRMAKLDALNVTFHAKLGTQGERVARIRRLAAELAKVTGADAALVDRAVVLAKADLRTEAVGEFPELQGIMGRKYAALQGEDAAVAEAIEDHYKPQGPSDRVPAGKIGLTVALADKLDTLIGFWAIDEKPTGSKDPYALRRAALGTVRIFLERGLRLNLLDQSFARFIFENFEQQLRVLAGADAALAFRRRQEEKIETDGLDPPADAWDDASSTIDDIEHGLFGTALDVQHDLLAFFQDRLKVYLRDMGARHDLIDAVLTPEADDLLMVARRVEALTAFITSEEGQNLLAGTKRATQLLAAEEKKGTVVEGAVSADLLKLDAEKALYAAVEIASRDAAAAVAQEDFRSAMEALSTLRAPVDQFFNDVLVNDEDPAIRANRLALLAAIRAATGTVADFSKIAG; the protein is encoded by the coding sequence ATGCCCGATCTCCTGCTTGAACTCCGCTCCGAGGAAATTCCCGCCCGCATGCAGCGCAAGGCGGCGGGTGACCTGAAGAAGCTTGTCACCGACGCGCTGGTGGAAGCGGGCCTGACCTATGAGGGTGTCCGCGAATACTGGACGCCGCGGCGTCTGACGCTCGATATCCGTGGCCTCAATGCCCGCTCCAGCGACGTGCGCGAGGATATCAAGGGGCCGGCAACGTCAGCACCCGAGCAGGCGATCCAGGGCTTTCTGCGCAAGGCGGGGCTCGCCTCGGTCTCCGAAGCCCATGTGCACAGCGATCCGAAGAAGGGCGATTTCTATGTTGCCCATCTCGTGAAGCCCGGCCGTCCGGCCGACGAGATCATCGCGGACGTCATGCCCGGCATCATCCGCAATTTCCCCTGGCCGAAGTCGATGCGCTCCGGTGTCGCCTCGGCGAAACCCGGTGCGCTGCGCTGGGTGCGCCCGCTGCAATCGATCGTCTGCACCTTCGGCTCGGAAACGGAAGAAACTCGCGTCGTGCCCTTCGAGGTCGATGGGCTCGTTGCCGGCAATGTTACCTACGGCCACCGCTTCCATGCGCCCGAGCCGATCACCGTGCGCCGCTTCGAGGATTACGCCGCCAATCTGGAGAAGGCGAAGGTCGTGCTCGATGCCGAGCGCCGCAAGCAGATCATCGCCACCGACGCCAACAATATCGCCTTCGCCAACGGCCTCGAACTGGTCGAGGACGAGGGCCTGCTGGAAGAAGTTTCGGGCCTCGTCGAATGGCCGCAGGTGCTGATGGGCACCTTCGAGGAAGAGTTTTTGGCGATCCCGTCGGAAATTATCCGCCTGACGATCAAGACGAACCAGAAGTGTTTCGTCACCCGCAAGCCGGGCGCCGACACGCTCTCCAACCACTTCATCCTCATCGCCAATATCGAGGCGAAGGACGGCGGCAAGGAGATCGTGCACGGCAACGGCAAGGTCGTGCGCGCGCGTCTTTCGGACGCCAAGCATTTCTGGCTGCGCGACCAAGGCGACCTGCCGGACCTCGACACCCTCAAGGCCTCGGCGGAAAAGTTCGACCTCGACCTGAAAAAGCCGCTCGACCAGCGCATGGCCAAGCTCGATGCGCTGAACGTGACGTTCCACGCCAAGCTCGGCACGCAGGGCGAGCGCGTCGCGCGCATCCGCAGGCTTGCCGCTGAACTCGCGAAGGTCACCGGTGCCGATGCTGCGCTCGTCGACCGCGCCGTGGTGCTCGCAAAGGCGGACCTGCGCACGGAAGCCGTCGGCGAATTCCCGGAACTCCAGGGCATCATGGGCCGCAAATACGCGGCGCTGCAGGGCGAGGACGCGGCTGTCGCCGAAGCGATTGAAGATCATTACAAACCGCAGGGCCCGTCCGACCGCGTACCCGCTGGCAAGATCGGCCTCACCGTGGCGCTTGCCGACAAGCTCGACACGCTGATCGGCTTCTGGGCGATCGATGAGAAGCCCACCGGCTCCAAGGACCCCTATGCCCTTCGCCGTGCCGCGCTGGGTACAGTTCGGATTTTCTTGGAACGAGGATTGCGCCTCAATCTCCTTGATCAATCTTTCGCAAGGTTCATTTTTGAGAACTTTGAACAGCAGCTGAGAGTTTTGGCCGGCGCTGATGCCGCGTTGGCGTTCCGTCGCCGTCAGGAAGAAAAAATCGAGACTGACGGGCTCGACCCGCCGGCAGACGCTTGGGATGACGCTTCCAGCACGATCGATGATATCGAGCACGGATTGTTCGGTACCGCACTGGATGTGCAGCACGATCTCCTGGCCTTCTTCCAGGATCGCCTCAAGGTGTACCTCCGCGACATGGGCGCGCGCCATGACCTGATCGACGCCGTGCTGACGCCGGAGGCCGATGATCTGTTGATGGTCGCCCGCCGTGTCGAGGCGCTGACGGCGTTCATCACCTCGGAAGAGGGGCAGAACCTGCTCGCCGGCACCAAGCGCGCCACGCAGCTTCTGGCAGCGGAAGAGAAGAAGGGCACTGTCGTCGAAGGCGCGGTCTCGGCCGATCTGCTGAAGCTCGATGCGGAAAAGGCGCTCTACGCTGCTGTCGAAATTGCCTCGCGTGACGCGGCTGCCGCCGTTGCACAGGAGGATTTCCGCTCCGCGATGGAAGCACTGTCCACGCTGCGTGCGCCGGTCGATCAGTTCTTCAACGACGTGCTCGTCAATGACGAGGACCCGGCTATCCGCGCCAACCGCCTCGCTCTCCTCGCCGCCATCCGCGCGGCGACCGGCACGGTTGCGGATTTCTCGAAGATCGCGGGGTGA
- a CDS encoding HigA family addiction module antitoxin, whose protein sequence is MVSPKLPPIHPGEILNDLYLAPLEMSAGALAGKLNVPRTRVERIVSGRVGITSDTALRLAKFFGTTPEFWMNLQTAYELKIEAERKKADIARIPVHDAA, encoded by the coding sequence ATGGTCTCGCCAAAGCTGCCGCCGATCCACCCGGGGGAAATCCTGAACGATCTCTATCTTGCCCCGCTGGAGATGAGCGCGGGCGCGCTTGCAGGTAAATTGAACGTGCCGCGGACGCGAGTCGAGCGCATCGTTTCCGGCCGTGTCGGCATCACCTCCGATACGGCGCTTCGCCTCGCCAAGTTTTTCGGCACGACGCCCGAATTCTGGATGAATTTACAGACGGCTTATGAGTTGAAGATCGAAGCGGAGCGCAAGAAGGCCGATATTGCACGCATTCCCGTTCATGACGCGGCCTGA
- a CDS encoding type II toxin-antitoxin system RelE/ParE family toxin, with the protein MIRAFRGKLVEMVADSSVKKGFPPELVRRAQQLLTVLHAAVPIEDLRSPPGNRLEKLAGDREGQHSIRINRQWHICFRWTAAGPEDVEIVDYH; encoded by the coding sequence ATGATCAGGGCATTCCGGGGCAAGCTTGTCGAAATGGTCGCCGATAGTTCGGTGAAGAAGGGATTTCCTCCTGAACTCGTTCGACGCGCCCAGCAATTGCTCACTGTGCTGCACGCCGCGGTACCGATTGAAGATCTTCGGTCACCACCCGGTAACCGGCTGGAAAAACTGGCGGGCGATCGGGAAGGGCAACATTCGATCCGCATCAACAGGCAATGGCATATCTGTTTTCGCTGGACGGCGGCCGGGCCTGAGGATGTTGAGATTGTCGATTATCATTGA
- a CDS encoding DUF2207 domain-containing protein: MMRIAALLTLWLCLLVGGAARAEEYFDRYHSDIALAKNGTLTVTETIRVYAEGNQIRRGIYRDFPLTFVDAEGREREVGFKILSVERDGRPEPYRTESIRRGIRIYFGSADVLLDPGFHQYRLTYETTRQIRFFDTHDELFWNVTGTEWAFPIHRASATVTLPEGVRAEELTVFTGPLGATGKDARAENRGNQASFVTTRELAAQEGLTIGVKMPAGSISRPTPEEERALFFQDNRNLFLAFGGLVLVVGYYLWAWLSVGRDPPRGVVVPRWDAPEGMSPALVNYIDEKGFGGQGWTAISASFLNLAVKGLVELQDLKKSIVVTRADKTAGDLPTGEKVLLGALGAAGTSLAIDKSNGKRVQTLGGDFRDAMEKEHRRKYYLANWPQAIGGILLSLACLAGLLVFGSLPEEGIVLVILPVFASVFVSIFAVALGQNFRRSKSLGARIFAVAIIAFISFVFLTVFGGIVLALFATGAATGQLPLFAAIGGIVVTNLVFFFLMGAPTPLGRKMMDGIAGLRQYLTLAEKDRMNMAGAPEMSPRHFETLLPYAVALGVEKPWSETFDHWLLAAAAAGAAATYQPVWYHGDSLSSGNFTDRMGGFAGSMAGTMTSSLPDPPKSSSSGFSSGGGGGSSGGGGGGGGGGGW; the protein is encoded by the coding sequence ATGATGCGGATTGCCGCTCTCCTGACGCTGTGGCTTTGCCTTCTGGTCGGGGGTGCCGCCCGGGCGGAAGAGTATTTCGACCGCTACCATTCCGATATCGCGCTTGCCAAGAACGGCACGCTGACGGTGACGGAAACGATCCGCGTCTATGCCGAGGGCAACCAGATCCGCCGCGGCATCTACCGCGATTTCCCACTGACCTTCGTCGATGCCGAAGGGCGGGAGCGCGAGGTCGGCTTCAAGATCCTCAGCGTCGAGCGCGACGGCCGACCGGAACCCTACCGCACGGAAAGCATCCGCCGCGGCATCCGCATCTATTTCGGCTCGGCGGACGTGCTGCTCGATCCCGGTTTCCACCAGTACCGGCTGACCTACGAGACGACCCGGCAGATCCGCTTCTTCGACACGCATGATGAACTGTTCTGGAATGTCACCGGCACCGAATGGGCCTTTCCCATCCATCGCGCGAGTGCAACGGTGACCCTGCCGGAGGGTGTGCGCGCCGAGGAACTGACCGTCTTTACCGGCCCGCTTGGTGCAACGGGCAAGGATGCGCGCGCGGAAAACCGCGGCAATCAGGCAAGCTTCGTAACGACGCGCGAACTGGCGGCCCAGGAGGGCCTGACGATCGGCGTGAAAATGCCGGCCGGCAGCATCAGCCGCCCGACGCCGGAGGAGGAGCGGGCACTCTTTTTCCAGGACAACCGCAATCTTTTCCTCGCCTTCGGCGGCCTCGTCCTCGTCGTCGGCTATTATCTGTGGGCCTGGCTTTCCGTTGGGCGCGATCCGCCGCGCGGCGTCGTCGTGCCGCGCTGGGATGCGCCGGAGGGCATGTCGCCCGCACTCGTCAACTATATCGACGAGAAGGGGTTTGGCGGGCAGGGCTGGACGGCGATTTCGGCCTCCTTCCTCAACCTTGCGGTCAAGGGGTTGGTCGAGCTTCAGGACCTGAAAAAATCGATTGTCGTCACCCGCGCGGACAAGACAGCCGGTGACCTGCCGACGGGTGAAAAGGTGCTGCTCGGCGCGCTGGGTGCTGCCGGCACGAGCCTTGCCATTGACAAGTCGAACGGCAAGCGGGTGCAGACACTCGGCGGCGATTTCCGCGATGCCATGGAAAAGGAGCACCGGCGCAAATATTACCTCGCCAACTGGCCGCAGGCGATCGGCGGCATCCTGCTGTCGCTTGCCTGCCTGGCCGGCCTGCTGGTCTTCGGCTCGCTGCCGGAGGAGGGCATCGTGCTCGTCATCCTGCCGGTCTTTGCCTCGGTGTTCGTGTCGATCTTCGCGGTCGCGCTCGGCCAGAATTTCAGGCGCTCGAAGTCGCTCGGCGCGCGCATTTTTGCGGTCGCCATCATCGCCTTCATCAGCTTCGTCTTCCTCACGGTCTTCGGCGGCATCGTGCTCGCACTGTTTGCCACTGGTGCTGCAACCGGCCAGTTGCCGCTGTTTGCCGCCATCGGCGGCATCGTCGTCACCAATCTCGTCTTTTTCTTCCTGATGGGCGCGCCCACACCGCTCGGCCGCAAGATGATGGACGGCATTGCGGGCCTGCGCCAATACCTGACGCTCGCCGAAAAAGACCGCATGAACATGGCCGGCGCGCCAGAAATGTCGCCCCGCCATTTCGAGACGCTGCTGCCCTATGCCGTGGCGCTCGGCGTGGAAAAACCCTGGTCGGAGACATTCGACCATTGGCTCCTCGCCGCGGCCGCCGCCGGTGCCGCCGCCACCTACCAGCCCGTCTGGTACCACGGCGACAGCCTCTCCTCCGGCAATTTCACCGACCGCATGGGCGGCTTCGCCGGCTCCATGGCCGGCACCATGACCTCCTCATTGCCCGACCCGCCGAAAAGCTCGTCCTCCGGCTTCTCGTCGGGCGGCGGTGGCGGCTCCTCCGGTGGTGGAGGCGGTGGAGGCGGTGGCGGCGGATGGTAG
- a CDS encoding LemA family protein, with protein MIGLAIAAVVVIYAIIIYNGLVRARQVKEESWSGIDVQLKRRADLIPNLIETVKGYASHEKETLEKVVELRNQAQAVPAGDVAGRAQAEGLLSQALGRIFALAEAYPDLKANENFAELQQSLETLEDEIQMSRRYYNGAARDLNVKVESFPSNLVASLFKFIKAPYFEIENPADRAVPTVKF; from the coding sequence ATGATCGGTCTGGCAATCGCGGCGGTGGTCGTCATCTACGCCATCATCATCTACAACGGCCTGGTGCGTGCCCGGCAGGTGAAGGAAGAGTCCTGGTCCGGCATCGACGTGCAGCTGAAGCGCCGCGCCGATCTCATTCCCAACCTCATCGAGACCGTGAAGGGCTACGCGAGCCACGAGAAGGAGACGCTGGAAAAGGTCGTCGAGCTGCGCAACCAGGCGCAGGCCGTGCCAGCAGGCGATGTCGCCGGCCGCGCCCAGGCGGAAGGCCTGCTCAGCCAGGCGCTCGGCCGCATCTTCGCCCTTGCCGAGGCCTATCCGGACCTAAAGGCCAACGAGAACTTCGCCGAGTTGCAGCAGTCGCTGGAAACGCTGGAGGACGAGATCCAGATGTCGCGCCGCTACTACAACGGTGCCGCCCGCGATCTCAACGTCAAGGTCGAAAGCTTCCCGTCGAACCTTGTTGCCAGCCTCTTCAAATTCATCAAGGCGCCCTATTTCGAGATCGAAAACCCGGCCGACCGGGCCGTGCCGACCGTAAAGTTCTAG
- a CDS encoding alpha/beta hydrolase, whose protein sequence is MKTVAAGSLEIAYIEAGPADGPATVLLHGFPYDGHAYDAVCETLASADHCCIVPFLRGFGATRFLSAETPRSGEQSALGADLLALLDALSIEKAYLGGYDWGGRAACIVSALWPERVLGLVSCGQGYNIQNIAQAGTPAAPEEEARYWYQYYFHSERGRRALQENRQGLCTFIWKLWSPTWGFDAATFDRSAAAFDNPDFVEIVIHSYRHRFGGIPGDPALAGIEARLARQPDITVPTIVLMGADDGVDPPSPVDHDRRHFTASYERRIVPGAGHNLPQEKPDAFAQAVLDLSRRR, encoded by the coding sequence ATGAAAACTGTCGCCGCCGGGTCTCTCGAGATCGCCTATATCGAGGCCGGGCCTGCCGATGGGCCTGCCACCGTGTTGCTGCACGGCTTTCCCTATGATGGACACGCCTATGACGCGGTCTGCGAAACGCTTGCCTCAGCCGACCATTGCTGCATCGTGCCGTTCCTACGCGGCTTCGGCGCCACGCGCTTTCTTTCCGCAGAAACGCCCCGCTCCGGCGAGCAATCGGCGCTCGGCGCGGACCTCCTCGCCCTGCTCGACGCGCTGTCCATCGAAAAGGCCTATCTTGGCGGATACGACTGGGGCGGGCGCGCCGCCTGCATCGTCTCGGCGCTCTGGCCGGAGCGAGTGCTGGGACTCGTTAGCTGCGGCCAGGGGTATAACATCCAGAACATCGCGCAGGCGGGCACGCCGGCCGCGCCGGAGGAAGAGGCGCGATACTGGTACCAGTATTATTTTCATTCGGAGCGCGGTCGCAGAGCCTTGCAGGAAAACCGCCAGGGTCTCTGCACTTTCATCTGGAAACTCTGGTCACCGACATGGGGTTTCGACGCGGCGACGTTCGACCGCTCGGCGGCCGCCTTCGACAATCCGGATTTCGTCGAGATCGTCATCCATTCCTACCGGCATCGCTTCGGCGGCATTCCGGGTGATCCGGCGCTGGCGGGCATAGAGGCCCGGCTGGCACGGCAGCCGGATATCACCGTTCCGACGATCGTGTTGATGGGGGCCGACGATGGCGTCGACCCCCCCTCGCCCGTCGATCACGACAGGCGGCACTTCACGGCATCTTATGAGCGTCGCATCGTTCCCGGTGCCGGGCACAACCTGCCGCAGGAAAAGCCGGACGCCTTCGCTCAAGCCGTCCTCGACCTTAGCCGACGACGCTAG
- a CDS encoding glycine--tRNA ligase subunit alpha — protein sequence MTSAALPDHMNPTRSFQGLILTLHAYWADKGCAVLQPYDMEVGAGTFHPATTLRALGPRPWRAAYVQPSRRPSDGRYGENPNRLQHYYQYQVILKPNPSNLQELYLGSLAAIGLDPLLHDVRFVEDDWESPTLGAWGLGWECWCDGMEVSQFTYFQQVCGIECSPVAGELTYGLERLAMYVQGVDNVYDLNFNGREGDEKITYGDVFLQAEQEYSRHNFEFADTAMLHRHFIDAEKECQALLAAGAPGDADNQRLHKCVLPAYDQCIKASHVFNLLDARGVISVTERQSYILRVRALAKACGEAFLLTDAGGVNWTKSAA from the coding sequence ATGACCTCTGCCGCCCTGCCTGACCACATGAACCCGACCCGCTCCTTCCAGGGGCTGATCCTGACGTTGCACGCCTATTGGGCGGACAAGGGCTGTGCGGTGCTTCAGCCCTATGACATGGAAGTGGGTGCGGGCACGTTCCACCCGGCAACGACGCTGCGGGCGTTGGGTCCGCGCCCATGGCGCGCCGCCTATGTGCAGCCGTCGCGCCGCCCGTCCGACGGCCGCTACGGCGAAAACCCCAACCGTCTCCAGCACTACTACCAGTACCAGGTCATCCTGAAGCCGAACCCGTCGAACCTTCAGGAACTCTATCTCGGCTCGCTCGCTGCCATCGGCCTCGATCCGCTGCTGCACGACGTGCGCTTCGTCGAGGACGACTGGGAAAGCCCGACGCTCGGCGCCTGGGGTCTCGGCTGGGAATGCTGGTGCGACGGCATGGAAGTCTCGCAGTTCACCTATTTCCAGCAGGTCTGCGGCATCGAATGCTCGCCGGTCGCAGGCGAACTGACCTATGGCCTCGAGCGCCTCGCCATGTATGTGCAGGGCGTCGACAATGTCTACGACCTCAACTTCAACGGCCGCGAGGGCGATGAAAAGATCACCTATGGTGACGTCTTCCTGCAGGCCGAGCAGGAATATTCCCGCCACAACTTCGAATTCGCCGACACGGCCATGCTGCACCGCCATTTCATCGATGCGGAGAAGGAGTGCCAGGCGCTGCTCGCCGCCGGTGCGCCGGGCGATGCGGATAACCAGCGCCTGCACAAATGCGTGCTGCCGGCCTATGACCAATGCATCAAGGCCAGCCACGTCTTCAACTTGCTGGATGCGCGTGGCGTGATCTCCGTCACCGAGCGCCAGAGCTACATTCTGCGCGTGCGCGCGCTTGCAAAGGCCTGCGGCGAAGCCTTCCTGCTGACGGATGCCGGCGGCGTGAACTGGACCAAGAGCGCGGCTTGA